The DNA segment aaaatgttttgtctctttatcaGGACACTACTCCGGGAAGTAGCATCTACAGAGTCCAAGCCGTGGATAAGGATATGGGCTCAGGAGGCAGCGTCTCATATTATCTACAGGTGACTTTACAGCTTCATTGTTATGCAGATGATGCACAGCTGTAGTAAAGTAAAACAAGGTTCCCCAAGGCTGTTTTTCCAAGGTTACCACTAAACTGTAGGAGCACATTGGATGattcatgttgatttttttaagcaCTAAATCCTGGTGCTTATTTTGACTCAAAATTTGATTTTCAAACTCAGGTGAAAAGATTTATCCACATGTTTCTGGTTGAACTTTGtaacaaagaaaatgtaattcatacttttattttgtctcactCAGTCTACTGCATCTATCTTTACTCTGGCattaagctaaaaaaaaaaaaagctctctcCAAAATGCAGCAGCTAGCCTTTTACAGCAACATGTGCATGGAAAAGTGACCTAAAGTAACCTAGGCTAAAACAGTTACAGCTATTTTTGGTATTTGCACGTGACTTCCAGTTGAATTCAGGCTCATTTGTAAGATTTTACTAAGCACACATAGAGCTGTTAATAGCTTGGCTTCAGCCTGTACCTCTGGACCTCTTAACTCCTGGACCCTGGACTTCACCCTGAAGTCTGCCAACAAGTTGATCCTCTCAATTCCCAAAACCTTATTTAATAGCATGAGcgagcatttatttatttatttatttttttagtttctattttcatctttttactcttttgcatttactttttattgatGCTCTTTAATCTTTAGATTCAATTTCCACTTCGTAATCCATTCTTTAAAAAAGCGTGTTATTTTTATCATTGCGACTGCACCATTGTTATCCTCATGGTGATACTGTTAACTGGCTTGGTGTGGCCCTAACATGGAGGGTGTAAGACCAGAGGTCGAGCTGACATCATGAGAGCTGTGCCGCCATGTGGAGGAAGGAAAAGGGCATTTGAGTGATGGGAGAGTGTTTGTAGGGGAAAGATTAATCTCATACCAGAGAGCAGTCTGAAAATGGTGTTACTTTAGTGGATTAAATTTCAATTACATTTGAGCAAAGCATTGAAGGCTTAATAAGGGCTTAGGTTTGGTCCGGGCCAACAGCTGACAGCACAGTACTTGTAACTGTCCATGTGTTAACTATGTGACAAAACTATCTCGATGGAGGAGTGTCGAAAAGTGATTAGAAATTGGCTTGATTGCACTCGATGGCTGACTTCAAGCGAGACTGAAATATGTGTCTGCTGTTATCCTGTCAGACCTCCCCATTCGCCAAGTTCACCATCGATGGGCACAGCGGGATCCTTAGAGTCAAACCAGGCGAGACTCTGGACTACGAGACCACCCCGACACATTTTGTGACGGTGGTCGCAAAGGTGAGAGGTCGctgttaaacacacattcaccctGTGAGCAACAGGTTTCAGATTCATCCATCTTATCAACATTCAAGTCAtatatttttgccatttgttGCATTTGATTACATTACTTTTTGGGAGTTAACACAGCTTGATGCCGAGACCTAAACTGGGGCATTAATCAAATATTTGCTAAAACAAAAGTTTTTGAATAACCCCCAATAACCTTTCTCTTATTCTGGTGGTCGTCAAATTAAAATTACTCGGAAACTGGAAGGTTTTTAATGGTGTGCGATCTACTTCTGCACATGAAACAAGGCAAAACAAAGCAGCGCAGGAACCTGGAGTCCTGACGGTGTTGCTCCCAGTGGGACTAAACTGAAGTGTacctcagctctgtgtgtctgtagactAATGTTCTGTTGATATATGACACTGGGTAAATAGCATCAGATACTCAGACGTTAAAACCATGATAATATACaagtataacattttttggtttAATCGTTTCCATcaattcagtcagtcagttgaaCTCACTAATGGTTAAACTGAGAGAAGTCATTACTGCGTTATATCCACACAGAGAACGGTCTCTGCATCTTTCGCACTTACTGAAGCATGAAAGCATCATTAACATAGCCATGCAAATGGAATTACAGATTCCAGTGTTTCCAATTATATTGAAATTGAGGATGAGGAGATTTACATCCAATTTTAAAGACAGTGAAGCATCCTACCAACGTGCCTGATAAAATCTTACCAAAccattttgaaaataaacatatgTACTgccaatatttcattttattttgtgattttatttgactGGTTTATAGAAACCAAACTTCTCAATTTCAAGCAAAGGCATTTGGTTTCTCCAAGCCAGTGGAAACCTTTAATCTTAgctattttaattttattccaAACATTTAGTTCTgttaaaagagtaaaaacagcttttggttaaaatagatattttctttaaaaagaactTGTGGTAGCAGATGCATCTCATGGGCCTGCCCACTCAAAGATCACatcatttcaaatgtgaaatgaaaatgtccATAACCACAcctttgttattttatcataCATTTCTTTGGACAGAAGAATCAACTAAATGTGTGGATAATGATTAAttgtacatttgttttctcaggatggaggaggaaagtACAAGGGGAAACATCAGGTGTTGACCTCCACAGCCACTATAACAGTGAATGTAATCGATGCCCAAGACATGCCTCCATCCTTCGTGGGAACCCCTTACTTTGGCTACGTCTACGAAGTCTCAGTTCCTGTAAGTCCTCCTCTGATTCTCTACACAACATAACGGCGATCAGGGCATTGATTTTGTTTACaaagagtttctttttttcttcttcttttcccagGGTTCTGAAATATTCACTGTCTATGCTAAAGACGGAGATCAAGGCAATCCTAACCCCATACATTATTCCATTATGAATGGTAAGAAACATAGATCAAGAGATGAATTCCAGTGTGAGCTGCCTTGTgtactgtgtttgttgtttgtcacatTTACCACCTCTGTCCTCACCTTTCAGGTAGTGATGGTGTCTTTAATATAAATAGCACCAGTGGATGCATCACCCTGACAACGTATCCATCTCTGCTGAGAAACGAATTATATGAAATTATAGTCAAGGTAATGTTTAATTCATCATCTCATATAAGGTGATTTGCTTTTACCGCTGAATTTGTTGATGGGTGTAACTTTTAACCCCAGGCATCTGAGGTCGGACCAAACGAACAGCCGTCTGATGACTACGACATCACCACGGTGACAGTCCGGGTGGTGGATCTCAACAACCACCCTCCGACCTTTTACGGAGAAAATGGACAACAGAGCAAGTTCGAGGTCACCATGTACGAGCATCCACCTGCAGGAGAGATCCTCCGGGGCTTTAAGATCACCGTCAATGACTCCGATCAGGTAGCTTTATTCCCACATTCTCACTTTAGATGTACAGTGATGTGCTGGACAAGAGCTGGTTTTCGAATAATTTTCTACTGAATGCTGCCTTGTCATGTTGAGTTTGCTCCTCTACTGACAGATGCACTAATACCTCTGGGTACAATGTTGCATAAATATCTGCCCAAATGCCTTAAAGTATGAGCACTTATACAACaccatttaaaaatgttcataaaatcTGTTCATTAattgaagatgaaaatgttgctcATGATGCCTTCATGTTTattctctccctcctgcctcaATGATTCCTGTTACATTATCTGccacatgtttttaaaatcccCCCCCACGTTTGCTGAAGTCATCTTGAGTCTGACGAGCCTTCCTACATTccgctgtttgttttgctgtgcaGGGAGCAAACGCTAAATTTAAACTGAGGCTTGTGGGGCCGAGCCGCGTGCTGCGAGTGGTTCCCCAGACGGTCCTCAATGAAGCACAGGTGACCATCATTGTGGAAGACACATCTGGCATCGACTATGAAAAGGGACCAACCCTTTCTTTTAAGGTTAGCCTTACTTACCTAAAACTGACAGCAATATTTCACGATGAATTAAATGTCTCGTTTTCTCTGACCAACAGCCCAAAATCCAGAGATATTTATTGTTGAGAAAAATTGTTGTTGATAAATTTTGGCTATGCTCAAGGGATGGCGAAGGTCTTTCTGTCcgtcactttggtccagactaaaatgTCTCCTATATCCTTCCTCtggtgccaccagcaggttgaactttactttgatactttgaTTGATGACCAGTTAGTTTAAGAATTAATAACATTACCATAAGTCACAGCAGTACTACTTTGCAtgttagcaaatgttaacaaATCTATTAATTTCTCATGTAATAAAAACCCTCTGGCCAGttattacatttacttttattttaccatgacaagtaaatattaaaaactaattttgatATCTAACAGTTTCTTAACAATGAGCATTACTGCCTCGCAGAGCCACTTCTGTGGCTGTTTGTCAATAAACCAATCAGTTAATCAACTAAACGTTTGAGAACTAATTTAACCACACTTTGCATGTGTCTGTCTACAGCTGCTGGCAGTGGAGATCGACACTCCTGAGCGCTTCAGTGCGACAGCTGACATAGTCATCAACCTGCTGGACACAAACGACAACATCCCCAAATTCACATCCGAGTATTACATCGCCAGGGTCCCTGAGAACTCTCCTGGAGGCTCCAGCGTTGCGACTGTAACGGTAAGTCAATCACGATTAAACTCTGCTCTGACCTAACCAAAGTGATTATATAATCCATCAATCCTCCAATGAATGCATATTACTCGATGCAGTTCTTTAGGGGAAAGCAAGGTTCTCACCAGGGGGGGCAAAAAAACAGTCAGCGGTCcctggctttgtttttgttgttcctcATTATGAAATCCATGTCTGCATGTGACATCCTGGCATGTGCTTTCTGTTATACCTCAGGTGGGGAGTATTATTAATAGAAATATTGGCACATTTGTCTCATCGTTTCTATTCCACTGTAGCTGTGTATCCTGCAGCCAGGCAATATGTCCAAGCTATGCAACGTGGAATAAAAAGCTTAATTTTGCCCCAAGGTTAATCATGCTGACCTACGAGTCCATCCCCACTCACAACAGGAAGAGACTTATAGCCTGCCCCACCCACTCTACATGAGCTTAAGACCCTAGCTGGTCGTCCTCAATCAGctccagtaaaaaaaacatctaaacacCTTCACTTAGCTTGTGTGTGTAACTATACTTAATTAAATTGATCAGATTGGTAGATATTCTTGTTTACAGAGTGTACCTTTTTCATACTTTATTGTAAGAGCTATAAGTATTCATCTTCTAATCTCTGTCCTTCCAGGCAAATGATCCAGATTCGGGGCCTTGGGGTGAAGTCAAATACACGATTTATGGATCAGGATCAGATTTGTAAGTACAAACCTTTCACTCCTGCCAGTTTAGGTTTGCTCTGATCAGATACTTAACTCTTGCATTTCCAACATATTTCATAGAGTGACAAGTTATTTTTATGGTACAACTCAAGGCTGCTCAGAGGTTTCGGGGTGTTTGGTAAACTCAGTCAACAGGCCACTAGTCTTGATTCTCTTTGATCGAAGAGGTTAGCAGGAAACCAGTTTGATTGGCCCCTCTGCTGCACAAACAGCCCGCTCTAAAATGGCTGCAAGATGCTGGCTAATCTCCTAATTGGATTGGAGAGTTAAAAATAGACAGCCTGGCCCGTCTCACATAGGGAGAGCCAATTAACATGCAATGTGACAGCTGGAGCCACAGAAACGGCAGCTTTGAAAAGCAAGGCAGCGTGCAGTGAAGGAAAAGTGAGAATTTATGCTAGTCTGCAGGCAGCGACCTGAGTTAATTGTGCGAAAGTTATCAGTCTCAAGGCAACTTGTGaattttcacagtgaaaaacaagaTGGAGAAGACGGCTGAATAAAATGGCAGTAAGCCCAATGATGAACAAGCAAGCACAAACCTACACCAAAGGCTGtataaatttgttatttttgcagCCCTTCGTGTGAAATActtacattattataatatgtttgAAGTTGTTATGAAGGCAGAacattttgtttgataaaaaatgttgaacaatCTTGGTGAACATCGGTGCAGTCTATCACGTGGCAGGGCGTGTATTGCCGCCTGCcacaatgtctgtttttaattcaaccACTGGGAAGTCAGAAAATCTCAAATTCTATGCATAAGttctttgaaagaaaaaaataaaaatgtcaaaatttccATGAGAACTGGCAAAAAGTTATTAgaataatgtacagtatgaaaaaacaaattaaaaatcctTCAAATCCAAATTGATCCgaatattttctttactgaatCTGGTGAGAattggataaaaacaaaaaaatgtctttaagaAAGGGATCCAGAAAGAATGTCAAAAGGTTTTTGCCTTTGTATCTCATTTAAtgtgaatgaaacaaaaagttCAGATGCAACCaaacattattaacatttactTTGCTGGCCTATtataacattttgtaaaatgttacTGGACTCTGTTCAGTAGTTACTGAGTTATCTgacaaatacagcaaaaaaaaatacaaaaacagaaatctacCTGAAATTATAAATGTACAAACCTGATAAGACAAAACTGTAGTTACCtggaaaaagtaataaaactaGAGGTTAATATGAATCAACAGACAAATAACATCATTGGCTTTACTGATCCTCAGGGAGGAAAGTCACATGTTACAGTGGCAAAAAAAGGGATaggaaatatgaaaaagaaacatatttaaaaacaaataattaataaattgtatacatcatcatcaatatatttttacaaCATGCTCCCTGTGATAAAGGACAGAAATCTGCTTTTTAGAGTGAACTATTAAGGGAGTGAGTCATGTAGAGATTCACAGTACGTGATATAGTGTAAATATCACTTGCGTTGTGAATTAAGATGCCTATCTTAGAAACACTTGGTTCAGTGGGATGTGTTTAACACAGAATGGACAGCTGTGGCTGTGACTCATACGCCGTCTGAACCGTTCTGAACCTGCAGGTTTGCCATCCACCCGTCATCAGGCGTCATCTCCACGCAGCCCTGGACCAGCCTGGACGCAGAGGTCAGGTCTAAATACAACTTCTACGTCAAGGCTGAGGATTCGGAGGGGAAGTACAGCTTGGCCGAAGTCTTCATCACCGTCCTCGACATGAATGACCACTCTCCAGAATTTGATGACAAACTCCTGGAGAAGACCATGATCATTGGCATACCTGTCAGAGTAGAGGTACATACATGATGCTGCAACATTCTTGCATTGtactgaaaatacatttcaaaatcgAAAGGTAAAAACACTCTCTGTTTGTGATCACACATTTAGAGATCATAGTATGGAAGTCCAGGACTGCCAATATTAAAAAGCAATTCTCTTTACTGTAGTTTAATTTGATCCACCATCCTGATGTTGTAAAAACTCGCTTAGCAACTGAGCTTCATTCGAAACTGAATGAAgtcatatattataaatattagaCTTTCGATTAATAAATTGACTTAATATTATCCAGTATGCAGGCTTTTGAAATTTTGTGTTATTCTGCTTCTTTCTACAGGCAGTAGATGACGACGCAGAGTCTCCAAACAACGTCATTCAGTACTCCATCATGACAGCCGATCCTGACAATGCATTTGATATCAACGCTGACACCGGTGAGATCAAGCTGAAGCCGTACATCAAGTCCATGGAGATTGTGCAGAACATCACCAAGCAGAAGGACTGCAAGTGGTCTCTGGTGGTCCAGGCCAGGGACAGGGGCTCTCCGTCTTTCAGCACGACAGCCGTGGTCAACATCGACATCACCGAGGCGGTAAGACCCGCTCTGACTAGCAGCATGCTTGCAGCGCTTTCTATTCCAAGCCTGAGCTGTAGATTCAAGCAGTTTAAGAGAGGATAAATGACATTGTTGTCATGCTATGCAGCTGCTAATTCAGCCTCCTTGTTTCAGCCTGCCACATTTCATTTACCTCATGTCCTCATTAACATAAACCCATATTTTTTCTAATACTTCATGTTTTCACTATGTATTCATCCTCTCACTCTTCATGACATGACTCAgcgtttttggttttgtttctgtgttgtgtatCGTGCTTTTCAGATCAAAGGTCGAATTGTTTCATACTTCATGGGCCTCAGCAAGCGTCCGCTGACTGTTTTTGGAATTTGTCTCAGCCTTGTCACTTCACTCATTTTACTAACAATCTGCATATCCACAATCCTGTACTGTAATGCAGTGAAAAAGTCACGAATCAACCCTGAGAGTAACTACATTAAAGTGATCCGCAGAGTCAAGTGAGAAATAACTGATACCTGtttttttactggttttacTTATGTCTGTAAAAGAGTACTGGAGCACATAATATGACaataagatattttattttctttttccatatttttatccgttttatttttttaaattggaaaatgttataaatgatatatatttctcataatatagtatggatTTTTACGATACCATCATCCTATCTTTCACTATTTAAAatacttgcttttttttttaagagcatGACTCGGAATATTTGTGACTAAGATGGAGCCTTTTACTTGGGATTTAAACCTGGATTTGCTCACTTAATCTCTatttttctcacacaaacatgcacttcAGTCCGTTTTGGTCTCATGAACTGTCATCATTCTTCTTCAGCCCTCATCAGTCACATGCCAAAGACAAATCCTAATGCACCGCACTGCCAGACGCATTCCCGACAACTAGTGTTGTGCTTAGTTCTTAGCTTCGCATCAGCAGTCCTGTACTGTGGGACAGAGGAAGACTGAGGGTGACTGAGTGCGAGTGCGGAAGTGTTACATTGTCGGTAGACATGTTGTTTGGGCCTCCTCTGTCAGTGCTTTGCTCATCCATCTCTCATGCTTGCATGCTTCAGGCAAATGTTACGTTAACGCTTTGATTCAGTCCATTGGACTtgatttaaacaattttatttgTGCTCTTTTACAGACTCCTCTCAAGGGGCCTATGGCAGCCTTTTTAATGAAAAGTAGAGACAACCCAATGAAAGCTCTAGGCATGGTCACTGTTATCATTAGTATGTTGGTAGGGGTGACTGTTTTGATCTCTACGGCTATGTACATGCGCAACTCAAAGTCCAACAGGATCATGCCGGCACGTCGCATCATCAGGAGGCGACCCAGGGACCAGCAGCCCTGGACCTTCAAGATGCCCGGTATCACATTCAACCACCCTGCAGACAAGTTCGCCATCGGTGACCCAGAGAGAAGCCCCCACCGGAACACCGGCAACCCCCGGCCGAAGCCTCCACCCCCCAGTGCACCTTCTcttccccctccacctccatctaACACACGGCCCAGTGAGAGGCCC comes from the Seriola aureovittata isolate HTS-2021-v1 ecotype China chromosome 21, ASM2101889v1, whole genome shotgun sequence genome and includes:
- the LOC130162038 gene encoding cadherin-related family member 1, whose product is MKKEKKTHALLFLLLLQFTLARQSDYAPYFYDNGPSSTNGNMALFSISEDTPVGTQIYILNGTDPEGDPVRYGLTFEKGSKEYFRVEPKSGNVTLIQELDREKQGEISVLVSITDGRNKVVETVRVFVTDANDEPPEFQNLPFIIDIPEDTTPGSSIYRVQAVDKDMGSGGSVSYYLQTSPFAKFTIDGHSGILRVKPGETLDYETTPTHFVTVVAKDGGGKYKGKHQVLTSTATITVNVIDAQDMPPSFVGTPYFGYVYEVSVPGSEIFTVYAKDGDQGNPNPIHYSIMNGSDGVFNINSTSGCITLTTYPSLLRNELYEIIVKASEVGPNEQPSDDYDITTVTVRVVDLNNHPPTFYGENGQQSKFEVTMYEHPPAGEILRGFKITVNDSDQGANAKFKLRLVGPSRVLRVVPQTVLNEAQVTIIVEDTSGIDYEKGPTLSFKLLAVEIDTPERFSATADIVINLLDTNDNIPKFTSEYYIARVPENSPGGSSVATVTANDPDSGPWGEVKYTIYGSGSDLFAIHPSSGVISTQPWTSLDAEVRSKYNFYVKAEDSEGKYSLAEVFITVLDMNDHSPEFDDKLLEKTMIIGIPVRVEAVDDDAESPNNVIQYSIMTADPDNAFDINADTGEIKLKPYIKSMEIVQNITKQKDCKWSLVVQARDRGSPSFSTTAVVNIDITEATPLKGPMAAFLMKSRDNPMKALGMVTVIISMLVGVTVLISTAMYMRNSKSNRIMPARRIIRRRPRDQQPWTFKMPGITFNHPADKFAIGDPERSPHRNTGNPRPKPPPPSAPSLPPPPPSNTRPSERPRAVPTISGALASKGSKKAKSSRRKEGNISSALVSELKMKLEQKIIESNQGYY